From a single Lolium rigidum isolate FL_2022 chromosome 7, APGP_CSIRO_Lrig_0.1, whole genome shotgun sequence genomic region:
- the LOC124677728 gene encoding RNA-binding protein L-like: MAHSRPQHWAMAPPYHNRGSPPAPQQEQAGPAAEGESGAGSVGNKPRSLWIGGLLDWMDEDYLYSCFTRSSELVSVVVMRNKETRQPEGFGYLNFANHVTADQILQSYNGQRMPNTDRDFRLSWVIRSAPKKPACDDHAIYVGDLSLDVTDLMLHDVFKNRYPSVKKATVMRGGFAGHSKGYGFVLFGDVSDCRQAMTEMDGAYCSTRPMRIRAATGTGHQQNGSRTQGTDSDGNWNNNKRLFVGGLDLSVTAEDLKKAFSPYGEITDTDVTLVEGKCCGFVAYTSRASAEEARRILNGSQLGNNTMRIFWARRLSNKKDEANDEYHGHPQGSGPDYGCSPGDSNMHGYKGRGGYAYHQQKQPQQTPVQ, translated from the exons ATGGCACATTCGCGTCCGCAGCACTGGGCCATGGCGCCGCCCTACCACAACCGCGGGTCGCCGCCGGCGCCACAGCAGGAGCAGGCGGGTCCGGCCGCGGAGGGCGAAAGCGGAGCCGGATCCGTCGGAAACAAGCCGAGGTCACTCTGGATCGGCGGACTTCTCGACTGGATGGACGAGGACTACCTCTACAGCTGCTTCACCCGCTCGTCCGAG CTCGTGTCGGTAGTGGTAATGCGCAACAAGGAGACCAGGCAACCCGAGGGTTTTGGCTATCTTAACTTTGCTAACCATGTCACCGCTGATCAAATCCTCCAGAGCTACAATGGCCAGAGGATGCCTAATACTGACAGAGATTTCAGGCTCAGCTGGGTCATCCGCAGCGCTCCAAAGAAGCCTGCTTGCGATGATCATGCCATATATGTTGGGGACTTGAGCCTTGATGTTACAGACCTCATGCTACATGACGTGTTCAAGAATCGCTATCCATCTGTTAAGAAGGCAACTGTTATGCGAGGTGGTTTTGCTGGACACTCAAAAGGCTATGGGTTCGTTTTGTTTGGAGATGTTAGTGACTGCAGACAAGCGATGACCGAAATGGATGGAGCATACTGTTCTACTAGGCCTATGCGTATCAGAGCTGCTACCGGCACTGGCCACCAACAGAATG GTTCTCGTACACAAGGGACAGATTCTGATGGCAATTGGAACAACAATAAAAGA CTATTTGTCGGTGGTCTTGATTTAAGTGTAACTGCTGAGGATCTAAAGAAAGCCTTTAGTCCTTATGGAGAGATTACTGATACTGATGTCACGTTGGTAGAGGGGAAATGCTGTGGCTTCGTCGCATATACGAGCAG AGCATCAGCTGAGGAGGCTAGAAGAATTCTAAATGGAAGCCAACTGGGAAATAACACCATGAGGATTTTCTGGGCTCGCCGTCTTTCTAACAAGAAG GATGAAGCGAATGATGAGTACCATGGACATCCCCAAGGTTCGGGTCCTGATTATGGCTGCTCTCCTGGGGATTCTAACATGCATGGTTACAAAGGCCGTGGAGGATATGCATATCACCAACAGAAGCAGCCACAACAGACCCCAGTACAG TGA